Proteins encoded together in one Pectinophora gossypiella chromosome 20, ilPecGoss1.1, whole genome shotgun sequence window:
- the LOC126376409 gene encoding uncharacterized protein LOC126376409 has translation MLEKSQSRRKRVRVLSSSSESEHESMQPPPARRARRSTPGDRQNESSVASSSRAAVLDDDLVSVLYAERSSSSLRDRSTARAASPAGASSEYIVTPSASVEPHTVFTPIEPATENESQDVLDLDLMEILGMDPTQCESYGPEIQKDVGIRFEHYVTTGLARELRKELVDKHKIPINCKLVDAPALNPEMKAALTEWVVKRDKAIEMQQKLLACALSSLGEAITMVLALKDKQPDLLRLLIDTGRIICERQHNDSLTRRNYVLSTLKQDLKQQLKATKIGNLLFGDNLQETLKSAKAINKSGTDLKAPNFSARPKQNTNPKPGSSKNWKSSNENRKQTAAPKNRETAMTHTVTKNLRSNSSKTSQPQRSRSNRY, from the exons ATGTTAGAAAAATCCCAATCAAGAAGAAAACGAGTGCGTGTTTTATCGTCTTCGAGCGAGTCGGAGCATGAGTCAATGCAGCCGCCGCCTGCCCGTCGTGCCCGTCGGTCTACACCAGGAG ACCGCCAAAATGAGAGCTCAGTCGCTTCCAGTTCACGCGCCGCGGTATTAGATGATGATCTCGTCAGTGTGCTTTATGCCGAGCGCTCATCGTCGTCCCTCCGCGACCGCAGCACCGCACGTGCCGCGTCACCCGCCGGCGCATCCTCGGAGTACATCGTCACGCCTTCGGCTAGCGTCGAGCCCCACACTGTGTTCACGCCtatcgaacctgcgaccgaAAATGAGTCCCAAGACGTGTTAGATCTCGACTTAATGGAGATCTTGGGAATGGATCCCACACAATGCGAGAGTTATGGACCAGAAATCCAGAAGGATGTTGGCATACGTTTCGAACATTATGTGACCACAGGATTGGCCAGGGAGCTCAGAAAAGAGTTAGTTgataaacataaaatacctaTCAACTGTAAGCTGGTAGATGCTCCAGCGCTCAACCCAGAAATGAAAGCTGCTCTTACAGAATGGGTTGTCAAAAGAGACAAAGCGATCGAGATGCAGCAGAAACTCTTAGCTTGTGCATTGTCGTCTCTCGGAGAAGCCATTACAATGGTGCTTGCTCTTAAAGATAAACAGCCGGATTTATTACGGCTGCTCATTGACACCGGTCGTATTATTTGCGAACGCCAGCATAACGACTCCCTAACCAGACGTAATTATGTTCTTTCAACGCTTAAACAAGACTTAAAACAACAGTTGAAAGCAACAAAAATTGGTAATTTGTTATTTGGAGATAACCTTCAAGAAACACTCAAAAGTGCAAAAGCCATTAATAAATCTGGCACAGATTTGAAGGCACCTAATTTTTCCGCAAGACCGAAGCAAAATACGAACCCTAAACCAGGGTCGTCAAAAAACTGGAAGTCTTCGAACGAGAACCGCAAGCAGACAGCAGCTCCCAAGAACAGGGAGACGGCGATGACGCATACTGTGACGAAGAATCTTCGCTCCAACTCATCAAAAACGTCACAGCCGCAGCGGTCACGCAGCAACCGCTACTAA